A genomic region of Exiguobacterium sp. Helios contains the following coding sequences:
- the ezrA gene encoding septation ring formation regulator EzrA, with protein MWAWVIGVIVIVLLVMLFSMISRKKYYTKIDELDLRKQGIISASIPKELQELKELPMAGETETKFTSWHQAWEELVTVHVAQIDETLYRAEEGLDRYRFVAVKNDLEVTEQLIAELEGLIDGMLVDMSTFKTNQSVLAELKAQSETNSSQIRKSLLLQATSFGPALPKLEEQAEQIDQLRIEMVAFEEAGEVTKAYETSLLLETKVEETRQLVEVIPQQWKTLAHELRQRIDQLGAGYKEMTLDGYPLEPLGMQSDIKRFEEQRLSLVKKLEFLEINGLEEQVQQLASDIDQMYDTFRREVDARHHVKKENQSLKQKALRMREKVHQLAQEFSMLRENYEISADLGEHYESIQRDEEMLFGAAKDLDESIASRIIPFSMLEDQMRDAVRLEEQLMLQYERFAVELQALRKEETEVRQRVAEWRQLLSTIRLRLKRLGLPKIPADVEEALQASSRSLQTLETRLEELPFNVHYIVSQSEDVNGTFKTLQERIDKVVFEVTYAERLVQYANRFRRQDNEIHMSLTIAETKFLAGDYERTIALGEQVLQQFDPNSIERIRKACGQPETMHA; from the coding sequence ATGTGGGCATGGGTGATTGGTGTCATCGTCATCGTATTACTCGTCATGCTGTTTAGCATGATCAGTCGGAAAAAATATTATACGAAAATCGATGAACTTGATCTTCGGAAACAAGGAATCATCAGCGCGTCGATTCCGAAGGAGTTGCAAGAACTGAAGGAACTCCCGATGGCGGGTGAGACGGAGACGAAATTCACTTCCTGGCATCAGGCATGGGAGGAGTTAGTGACAGTCCACGTCGCACAAATCGATGAGACATTATATCGAGCGGAAGAAGGGCTGGATCGTTACCGGTTTGTTGCGGTTAAAAATGATCTGGAGGTAACAGAACAATTAATTGCCGAACTCGAGGGATTAATTGATGGGATGCTGGTAGACATGTCGACGTTCAAGACAAATCAATCGGTCTTGGCGGAGCTTAAGGCACAAAGCGAAACAAACTCCAGTCAAATTCGTAAATCGTTATTGTTGCAGGCGACGTCATTCGGACCTGCGTTACCTAAATTGGAAGAACAGGCGGAACAGATTGACCAGTTACGGATTGAGATGGTTGCCTTTGAAGAAGCGGGTGAAGTGACGAAAGCCTATGAGACAAGTTTGTTACTTGAAACAAAAGTAGAAGAAACACGTCAACTCGTCGAAGTGATTCCACAGCAGTGGAAGACACTCGCTCACGAATTGAGACAGCGCATTGATCAGCTAGGAGCCGGCTATAAAGAGATGACATTAGATGGGTATCCGCTTGAACCACTCGGTATGCAATCTGATATCAAACGATTTGAAGAACAACGTTTGAGTCTCGTCAAGAAGCTCGAATTCCTTGAAATTAACGGACTTGAAGAGCAGGTGCAACAACTTGCTTCAGATATCGACCAAATGTACGATACGTTCCGTCGTGAAGTCGATGCCCGGCACCATGTGAAAAAAGAAAATCAATCATTGAAGCAAAAAGCATTACGGATGCGTGAAAAGGTTCATCAATTGGCACAAGAATTCAGCATGTTGCGGGAAAACTATGAAATTTCGGCAGATTTAGGAGAACATTACGAATCGATTCAACGGGATGAAGAAATGTTATTTGGAGCAGCGAAAGATTTGGATGAATCGATTGCAAGCCGGATCATCCCCTTCAGTATGCTGGAAGATCAAATGCGGGATGCTGTCCGATTGGAAGAACAATTGATGCTTCAATACGAACGATTCGCGGTTGAATTGCAGGCGTTACGGAAAGAAGAAACAGAAGTCCGTCAACGTGTTGCCGAATGGCGACAATTGTTATCGACCATCCGCTTGCGCTTAAAACGACTCGGTCTTCCGAAAATCCCTGCAGACGTCGAAGAAGCTTTACAAGCATCAAGTCGTTCGCTGCAGACGCTTGAAACACGGCTGGAAGAGTTACCGTTTAATGTCCATTACATCGTTTCCCAAAGCGAAGATGTCAACGGAACGTTTAAAACATTGCAAGAACGGATAGATAAAGTAGTATTCGAAGTCACTTATGCAGAACGGCTCGTTCAATACGCCAATCGATTCCGCCGACAAGATAACGAGATACATATGTCGTTGACGATTGCTGAGACGAAGTTCCTTGCAGGAGACTATGAACGGACGATTGCGTTAGGAGAACAAGTACTGCAACAATTTGATCCTAATTCGATTGAACGTATTCGAAAAGCATGTGGTCAACCGGAAACGATGCATGCATAA
- a CDS encoding GAF domain-containing protein, with product MFETTTYDGDRTKQYEMLNKQLDALLTGETNQIANLSNASALLGQFLDRTNWVGFYLMDPEQNELVLGPFQGLPACVRIPLGRGVCGTAAQDQTTQLVMDVHAFPGHIACDATTNSEIVVPLIKDGKTIGVLDIDSPELNRFDETDQAGLEAFSEILLRHI from the coding sequence ATGTTTGAGACAACGACTTATGATGGTGACCGGACAAAACAATACGAAATGCTGAATAAACAGCTTGATGCGTTACTGACTGGGGAAACGAATCAGATTGCCAACCTTTCAAATGCAAGTGCCTTACTCGGTCAATTTCTCGACCGGACGAACTGGGTCGGGTTCTATTTAATGGACCCGGAACAAAACGAGTTGGTCCTTGGTCCATTCCAGGGACTGCCGGCGTGTGTCCGGATTCCGCTCGGACGGGGAGTTTGCGGAACAGCCGCTCAGGATCAAACAACACAACTCGTCATGGATGTCCATGCGTTCCCGGGACATATCGCCTGTGACGCAACAACTAATTCGGAAATCGTCGTGCCGTTGATCAAAGACGGAAAAACGATCGGCGTCCTCGACATCGACAGTCCTGAACTCAACCGCTTCGACGAAACGGATCAAGCCGGTCTTGAAGCATTCAGCGAAATTCTTCTTCGCCATATTTGA
- the rpsD gene encoding 30S ribosomal protein S4 → MARYTGPAWKLSRRLGISLTETGKEIAKRPYAPGQHGNSRRKMSEYGLQLQAKQTLRHMYGVNERQFNRIFNDAGKMPGIHGENFMFLLEARLDNVVYRMGMARTRRAARQLVNHGHIQVDGARVDIPSFRVKPGQTISVREKSKNFVVIKEALEVAPATKDFVTFDAEKLEGTFVRLPERSELNDQIQEQLVVEYYSR, encoded by the coding sequence ATGGCTCGCTATACAGGTCCAGCTTGGAAACTTTCACGTCGTCTCGGTATCTCACTTACTGAAACAGGAAAAGAAATCGCAAAACGTCCGTACGCTCCAGGACAACACGGTAACAGCCGTCGCAAAATGTCTGAGTACGGTCTCCAACTTCAAGCGAAGCAAACGCTTCGTCACATGTACGGAGTAAACGAACGCCAATTCAACCGTATCTTCAACGATGCTGGCAAAATGCCTGGTATCCACGGTGAGAACTTCATGTTCTTACTTGAAGCACGTCTTGACAACGTTGTTTACCGTATGGGTATGGCTCGTACACGCCGTGCTGCTCGTCAGCTCGTCAACCACGGTCACATCCAAGTTGATGGCGCTCGCGTCGACATCCCGTCGTTCCGCGTGAAACCAGGTCAAACGATCTCAGTTCGCGAAAAATCAAAGAACTTTGTCGTTATCAAAGAAGCACTCGAAGTTGCACCAGCAACTAAAGACTTCGTTACTTTCGATGCTGAGAAGCTCGAAGGAACGTTCGTCCGTCTTCCAGAGCGTTCTGAATTGAACGATCAAATCCAAGAACAACTCGTCGTTGAGTACTACTCACGTTAA
- a CDS encoding biotin transporter BioY has translation MKTKDLTFIALGAAIISAVSLLPQLQLVGPVPITLQMLAIMTVSAILGAKRGGLAVLIFLLLAAAGLPLLGGKGGLAPFVGPTVGYLIAFPIAGFFIGLVAERTRRFIPLFIGMLVFGLGLVYLLGTFGLMAVLHLSFLDALTINIPFILGDVLKALLATTIAVRLLPLRLFRVA, from the coding sequence ATGAAAACAAAAGATCTTACATTTATCGCTTTAGGTGCTGCCATCATTTCTGCGGTCAGTTTACTGCCGCAACTTCAACTCGTCGGTCCGGTACCGATCACGCTTCAAATGCTCGCCATCATGACGGTCAGTGCCATTCTCGGTGCCAAACGCGGGGGACTGGCTGTCCTGATCTTCTTATTGCTTGCCGCTGCCGGTCTTCCCTTACTTGGTGGAAAAGGAGGACTTGCCCCATTCGTCGGTCCGACCGTCGGTTATCTGATTGCGTTCCCGATTGCCGGTTTCTTCATCGGTCTCGTCGCTGAAAGGACACGCCGTTTCATTCCGCTATTCATCGGGATGCTCGTGTTTGGACTCGGACTCGTTTATCTGCTCGGCACGTTCGGTTTGATGGCCGTCTTGCATCTGTCGTTCCTCGATGCCCTGACAATCAACATTCCGTTTATTCTCGGTGATGTCCTAAAAGCGTTGCTCGCAACAACGATCGCCGTCCGTTTGCTTCCCCTTCGCCTGTTCCGTGTCGCTTAA
- the tyrS gene encoding tyrosine--tRNA ligase: MTLLEDLEFRGLISQMTDEEGIKELLESPTTLYTGFDPTADSLHIGHLLPILVLKRFQQAGHHAIGLVGGATGMIGDPSGRSTERSLNTSDIVEEFANRIKGQLSRFLPLDGENPVTIANNLDWTKDLTIIDFLRDIGKHFPISYMLAKDSVDSRLQNGISFTEFSYMLLQSFDFLKLYENEGCRLQVGGSDQWGNITAGMELIRRVGHDQKAFGITVPLVTKSDGQKFGKTAGGAVWLDADKTTPYEFYQFWFNVDDLDVIKFLKYFTFLTPDEINALQQEVETAPEKRVAQRRLAEEMTVLVHGAEALEQAERITKALFSGEIKSLKAEDIADAFKGMPRFALGEATNLVDILVEAQISPSKRQAREDVTNGAIYINGDREQELTKEITKQDAIGDFTIIRRGKKKYFVLEHA, from the coding sequence ATGACGTTACTGGAAGATTTAGAGTTTCGCGGATTGATCAGTCAAATGACGGACGAAGAAGGAATTAAAGAATTACTTGAAAGTCCGACGACACTATACACTGGATTTGATCCAACAGCAGATTCACTCCACATCGGACACTTATTGCCGATTCTTGTGTTAAAACGTTTCCAACAAGCGGGACACCATGCGATTGGATTAGTCGGAGGGGCAACGGGAATGATTGGTGATCCGAGTGGCCGCTCGACAGAACGTTCATTGAATACATCGGATATCGTCGAAGAATTCGCCAACCGGATTAAAGGACAATTGTCACGCTTTTTGCCGCTTGATGGCGAAAATCCCGTAACGATTGCAAACAATCTTGACTGGACAAAGGATTTGACAATAATTGATTTCTTGCGCGACATCGGGAAACATTTCCCGATCAGCTACATGTTGGCGAAAGACTCCGTTGACTCACGTCTGCAAAACGGAATCTCGTTCACGGAGTTCTCCTACATGTTGCTTCAATCGTTCGATTTCTTGAAGCTGTACGAAAATGAAGGATGTCGCCTGCAGGTCGGTGGAAGTGATCAGTGGGGAAACATCACGGCAGGAATGGAATTGATTCGCCGCGTCGGTCATGACCAAAAGGCTTTCGGAATCACAGTGCCGCTCGTTACGAAATCGGATGGTCAAAAATTCGGGAAAACGGCCGGTGGAGCAGTTTGGCTCGATGCTGATAAAACGACACCGTACGAGTTTTACCAGTTTTGGTTCAACGTCGATGACCTTGATGTCATCAAGTTCTTAAAATATTTTACGTTCCTGACACCTGACGAAATCAACGCCCTTCAACAGGAAGTCGAGACGGCACCTGAAAAACGAGTTGCACAACGCCGGTTGGCAGAAGAAATGACAGTTCTCGTTCATGGCGCAGAGGCACTCGAACAAGCGGAACGGATTACAAAAGCATTGTTCAGCGGTGAAATCAAATCGTTGAAAGCAGAAGATATTGCCGATGCCTTCAAAGGAATGCCACGTTTCGCACTGGGAGAGGCAACAAACCTGGTCGACATCCTTGTCGAAGCCCAAATCAGTCCGTCGAAGCGTCAAGCACGCGAAGATGTGACAAACGGTGCGATTTACATCAATGGGGACCGAGAACAGGAATTGACAAAAGAGATTACGAAACAAGATGCGATTGGTGATTTCACGATCATCCGTCGTGGGAAAAAGAAATACTTCGTGCTCGAGCACGCTTGA
- a CDS encoding transglycosylase domain-containing protein has protein sequence MRENWFKFWNHPRTKAVRHWSNITYDVSWNIILFLIIGVLLVGSFSVGAAGGYFASLVKDTKAPKLTEMKQQVNSYAITSEIYWGSGEKLTNIATDEERQPVNIKEISPYLLDAVLSTEDVDFYEHDGVVPKATLRAVLQEVTNSSSRTGGSTLTQQLIKNQILTNEVSFERKAKEIILALRLENAMTKDEILQAYLNVVSFGRNSLGRNIAGIEAASRGVFNKPAKKLTLPQAAFLAGIPKNPYYYTPYLQGGVVKKDLTPSTNRMKTVLKRMYVAKSITKAQYEKAVKYDITKDFSKTSKRSRDTYPYVYDLAEKEALKIMTSYFMKQDGIKEDEVKPSELAEVKANYRDQALIAMRQGGYKIHLTLDKKIHEAMQTPAKNASNFPSAPQYKQVVNPKTKKTVTKKDPEETAAVMVQNETGRILGFVGGRYTDGTADDFNRAFQAKRQIGSTAKPILVYSNGIENGLITPASTINDEEYYYQTVPRQPGDNPINNEGGRYRGNVTVREALELSLNVPAVKTYEKMNMSNSIQKLVDMGIEIPDNIRYAPSAALGTMEITPVELAGAYATLANYGEYVKPYVISKITKDGKNIYKAKSKKKRIYQDRTAYLTLDMMRGVFDKGTAQYANSLLKIPGDWAGKTGTTNEIKDSYLVGSTPGVTLAVWTGHDQNNSLMGATTYYQRTQNLWAQMANLTYNANSSYFKSGARFNQPASVSADDFKNTGRFKEEDQKKKEAEAKKKAEAEAEKKKQAEQDKKKADEAKAKAEADAKQKADEAKAKAEADAKQKADEAKAKADADAKRKADEAKAKADADAKRKADEAKAKADADAKRKADEAKAKADADAKRKADEAKAKADADAKRKADEAKAKADADAKRKADEKQKNAE, from the coding sequence ATGCGCGAGAACTGGTTCAAGTTTTGGAATCATCCCCGGACGAAAGCCGTTCGGCACTGGTCGAATATCACATACGACGTATCTTGGAATATCATTTTATTCCTCATCATAGGGGTCTTGTTAGTCGGAAGTTTTTCTGTCGGAGCAGCGGGCGGTTATTTCGCTTCGCTTGTCAAAGATACAAAAGCACCGAAACTGACAGAAATGAAACAACAAGTAAACAGTTATGCCATTACGAGTGAGATTTATTGGGGAAGTGGCGAAAAGCTGACGAACATTGCCACGGACGAAGAACGTCAACCTGTCAATATTAAGGAAATTTCTCCTTATCTGCTCGATGCTGTCCTATCGACAGAAGATGTTGATTTTTACGAGCATGATGGAGTCGTACCAAAAGCTACATTACGTGCCGTCTTACAAGAGGTGACGAACTCGTCTTCCCGGACAGGCGGAAGTACGTTGACACAACAGTTGATCAAAAACCAAATCCTCACGAATGAAGTCTCGTTTGAACGGAAAGCCAAAGAAATCATTTTGGCTCTGCGTCTCGAAAATGCGATGACAAAAGATGAGATCCTGCAAGCTTATCTGAATGTCGTTTCGTTTGGTCGAAATTCACTGGGACGAAATATCGCCGGAATCGAAGCTGCGTCACGTGGTGTGTTTAACAAACCGGCCAAAAAACTGACGTTACCACAAGCTGCTTTCCTCGCAGGTATTCCAAAAAATCCTTACTACTACACACCTTACCTTCAAGGTGGAGTGGTCAAAAAAGATTTGACGCCGAGTACCAACCGGATGAAAACGGTCTTAAAGCGAATGTATGTCGCGAAAAGCATTACAAAAGCACAATATGAGAAAGCTGTAAAATACGATATTACAAAAGATTTTTCTAAAACATCAAAACGTTCACGTGATACGTATCCGTATGTCTATGATTTAGCTGAAAAAGAAGCACTTAAAATCATGACAAGCTATTTCATGAAACAGGACGGGATCAAAGAAGATGAGGTTAAACCTTCTGAACTTGCCGAAGTCAAAGCCAATTATCGGGATCAGGCATTGATTGCGATGCGACAAGGTGGATATAAAATTCATTTGACACTGGATAAAAAGATTCACGAAGCGATGCAAACACCGGCTAAAAATGCGTCGAACTTCCCGAGTGCGCCGCAATACAAACAAGTCGTCAATCCAAAAACGAAAAAGACAGTCACGAAAAAAGATCCGGAAGAAACCGCTGCTGTCATGGTTCAAAATGAAACAGGTCGGATTTTAGGATTTGTTGGTGGACGTTATACGGATGGAACAGCCGATGACTTCAACCGTGCTTTCCAGGCGAAACGTCAAATCGGTTCGACTGCTAAACCAATTCTTGTTTATTCGAACGGAATTGAAAATGGATTAATCACACCGGCATCGACCATTAATGACGAAGAGTATTATTACCAGACCGTTCCGCGTCAACCCGGTGATAATCCAATCAACAATGAAGGCGGACGTTACCGTGGAAACGTCACCGTACGCGAAGCATTGGAACTGTCTCTAAACGTTCCTGCCGTTAAAACGTACGAGAAGATGAATATGTCGAATTCGATTCAAAAATTAGTCGATATGGGAATTGAAATTCCGGATAATATCCGCTATGCCCCATCTGCCGCTTTAGGAACGATGGAAATTACACCAGTTGAACTTGCCGGAGCTTATGCAACGCTTGCCAACTACGGTGAATACGTCAAACCGTATGTCATTTCGAAGATTACGAAAGACGGTAAAAACATCTATAAAGCAAAATCAAAGAAAAAGCGTATCTACCAAGATCGTACCGCTTATTTGACGCTTGATATGATGCGGGGTGTCTTTGATAAAGGAACGGCGCAATATGCCAATTCATTACTCAAGATACCTGGTGATTGGGCAGGTAAAACCGGGACGACCAATGAAATCAAAGACTCGTACCTGGTCGGTTCAACACCTGGTGTCACCCTTGCCGTCTGGACCGGACATGACCAAAACAACTCATTGATGGGTGCAACCACGTACTATCAACGGACACAAAATCTTTGGGCTCAAATGGCGAATCTGACGTATAACGCAAACAGCAGTTACTTTAAGTCAGGTGCCCGATTCAATCAGCCGGCCTCTGTCAGTGCAGATGACTTCAAAAACACCGGTCGTTTCAAAGAGGAAGACCAAAAGAAAAAAGAAGCGGAAGCAAAGAAAAAAGCAGAAGCAGAAGCAGAAAAGAAAAAACAAGCCGAACAAGATAAAAAGAAAGCGGATGAAGCAAAAGCCAAAGCGGAAGCGGATGCCAAACAGAAAGCGGATGAAGCAAAAGCCAAAGCGGAAGCGGATGCCAAACAGAAAGCAGACGAAGCAAAAGCGAAAGCCGATGCGGATGCCAAACGCAAAGCAGACGAAGCAAAAGCGAAAGCCGACGCGGATGCCAAACGCAAAGCAGACGAAGCAAAAGCGAAAGCCGACGCGGATGCCAAACGCAAAGCAGATGAAGCAAAAGCGAAAGCCGACGCGGATGCCAAACGCAAAGCGGATGAAGCAAAAGCGAAAGCCGACGCGGATGCCAAACGCAAAGCAGATGAAGCAAAAGCGAAAGCCGACGCGGATGCCAAACGCAAAGCGGATGAAAAGCAGAAAAACGCTGAGTAA
- the acsA gene encoding acetate--CoA ligase encodes MKVLKALPGKHWLSEYDGSDSYDWQEAEQYFSWSTTGKVNMAYEAIDRHAEGERANKTALIYFDGTTEQTFTYADMKRMTNKAANVLKDAGIEAGDRIFIFMPRSPELYFALLGALKVGAIVGPLFEAFMEQAVRDRLLDSEAKMLITTKALLPRVPVDELTSLEQILLVDEDVEEDDKIKDFRQAFNQASESFEPVWLDREDGLILHYTSGSTGKPKGVLHVQNAMIQHMMTGRWVLDLQEEDVYWCTADPGWVTGTSYGIFAPFLNGATNVVVGGRFNPDFWYSVIEKYKVTVWYSAPTAFRMLMGAGAEIANTHDLSSLRHVLSVGEPLNPEVIRWGKEAFDQRIHDTWWMTETGAMMICNYKSMDIKPGSMGKPIPGTQAAIVDDQGNELPPFRMGNLALKTPWPSMMRQIWNNPQKYESYFFKGWYVSGDSAYMDDEGYFWFQGRVDDVIMTAGERVGPFEVESRLVEHPAVAEAGVIGKPDPVRGEIIKAFISLRDGYEPTEELKQEIQKFVKEGLAAHAAPREIDFRDKLPKTRSGKIMRRVLKAWELNLETGDLSTMED; translated from the coding sequence ATGAAAGTTTTGAAAGCGCTTCCGGGGAAGCATTGGTTATCCGAATATGATGGTTCAGATTCATACGATTGGCAAGAAGCGGAACAATATTTTTCGTGGTCGACGACGGGGAAAGTCAACATGGCCTACGAAGCAATCGATCGTCATGCAGAAGGTGAACGTGCCAATAAGACGGCGCTGATTTATTTTGACGGGACAACGGAACAAACGTTTACGTATGCTGATATGAAACGAATGACAAATAAAGCGGCCAACGTCTTAAAAGATGCGGGTATCGAAGCTGGAGATCGGATTTTCATTTTCATGCCACGTTCGCCGGAATTGTATTTTGCTTTACTCGGTGCGTTGAAAGTCGGTGCGATCGTCGGCCCGTTATTTGAAGCTTTCATGGAACAAGCAGTCCGGGATCGCTTGTTGGATTCGGAAGCAAAAATGTTGATTACGACAAAAGCATTATTACCACGCGTCCCTGTTGATGAACTGACATCACTCGAACAGATTCTCTTAGTTGATGAAGACGTAGAGGAAGATGATAAAATCAAGGATTTCCGACAAGCGTTCAATCAAGCATCGGAATCATTTGAACCGGTCTGGTTAGACCGGGAAGATGGTTTAATCCTTCATTATACATCGGGCTCGACCGGTAAACCGAAAGGCGTCTTACATGTTCAGAACGCAATGATTCAACATATGATGACAGGACGTTGGGTCCTCGACTTACAAGAAGAAGATGTTTATTGGTGTACAGCTGATCCAGGTTGGGTCACAGGAACAAGCTACGGTATCTTTGCACCTTTTTTGAACGGTGCGACGAATGTTGTCGTTGGCGGTCGATTTAATCCTGACTTCTGGTACAGTGTCATCGAGAAATATAAAGTGACTGTGTGGTACAGTGCACCAACAGCTTTCCGGATGTTGATGGGTGCTGGGGCGGAAATTGCAAATACACATGATCTGTCCAGTTTACGGCATGTCCTTTCGGTCGGAGAACCACTTAACCCGGAAGTCATCCGGTGGGGAAAAGAAGCTTTCGATCAACGCATTCACGATACATGGTGGATGACGGAGACGGGTGCTATGATGATCTGTAACTACAAATCAATGGATATCAAACCAGGATCGATGGGGAAACCGATTCCGGGAACGCAAGCAGCGATTGTAGATGATCAAGGAAACGAGTTGCCTCCTTTCCGGATGGGGAATTTAGCGTTAAAAACACCATGGCCTTCGATGATGCGTCAAATTTGGAACAATCCACAAAAATACGAGTCGTATTTCTTCAAAGGATGGTATGTATCAGGTGATTCGGCCTATATGGACGATGAAGGCTACTTCTGGTTCCAAGGTCGTGTCGATGATGTGATCATGACTGCCGGAGAACGTGTTGGACCATTCGAAGTAGAAAGTCGCTTGGTTGAGCATCCGGCTGTTGCAGAAGCGGGTGTCATCGGGAAACCGGATCCGGTTCGTGGTGAAATCATCAAAGCTTTCATTTCGCTAAGAGATGGATATGAGCCGACAGAAGAACTTAAACAAGAAATCCAAAAATTCGTTAAAGAGGGGCTGGCAGCCCACGCGGCTCCTCGCGAAATCGACTTCCGCGATAAACTGCCTAAAACACGCAGCGGTAAAATCATGCGCCGTGTCTTAAAGGCTTGGGAATTGAATCTTGAAACAGGAGATCTTTCGACGATGGAAGACTAA
- a CDS encoding GNAT family N-acetyltransferase: MFEKQFNHRTHETSLGPVEIEGPVTSQVLAAYTLDPGLTAFRQPAEQHEALVEIAALEEGRIIIARQGNDIIGYVTFLYPDPYETWSEGNNPYILELGAIEVAARFRGQQIGKKLLEVSMLDPAMEQYLILTTEYYWHWDLKGSGLSVWDYRKIMEKMMNHGGLVFFPTDDPEIASHPANCLMARIGKHVAPEVVAHFDALRLRRRFMYD, encoded by the coding sequence ATGTTTGAAAAACAATTCAATCATCGTACTCATGAAACATCGCTTGGTCCAGTAGAAATCGAAGGACCAGTCACAAGCCAGGTACTTGCTGCTTATACACTTGATCCAGGCCTAACAGCTTTTCGACAACCTGCGGAACAGCATGAAGCACTCGTTGAAATCGCCGCTTTGGAAGAAGGACGTATCATCATCGCCCGACAAGGAAATGACATCATTGGCTATGTAACGTTTCTGTATCCCGATCCTTATGAGACATGGAGCGAGGGGAATAATCCGTATATATTGGAACTCGGTGCCATCGAAGTAGCGGCCCGCTTCCGGGGACAACAAATCGGAAAAAAACTCTTAGAAGTTTCGATGCTTGATCCAGCGATGGAACAATATTTAATTTTAACGACAGAATATTATTGGCACTGGGATTTAAAAGGAAGTGGTTTGTCTGTTTGGGATTACCGTAAAATCATGGAAAAAATGATGAACCACGGTGGGTTGGTCTTTTTCCCGACGGATGATCCAGAAATCGCCTCGCACCCTGCCAACTGTTTGATGGCACGAATCGGTAAACATGTCGCACCTGAAGTCGTCGCGCATTTTGATGCATTACGGCTCCGTCGTCGCTTCATGTACGATTAA
- a CDS encoding acetoin utilization AcuB family protein, protein MLIEQIMKTHCITIQPTNSIAHAAELMRRHQIRHLPVINARQELLGLIGLQEIQSASSVFHPETFLKDQQNAVSSIMQRIPITAHPLDFIEDAAVLFYEHRLSCLPIVRGRRLVGLITETDLLRTFVQLTGALEPSSQIEVRVENTAGTLAKIAGLLAKTNVNILNVLVYPTDDPYVRIVAFRVQTMNPIRVIEKLRKEGFDVVGPDMSR, encoded by the coding sequence ATGTTAATCGAACAAATCATGAAGACACATTGTATTACGATTCAACCTACAAACTCGATTGCTCACGCCGCCGAGTTGATGCGCCGTCACCAAATTCGGCATTTGCCTGTGATAAATGCCCGACAGGAACTGTTAGGCTTAATTGGTCTGCAGGAGATACAAAGTGCCAGCAGTGTGTTTCACCCGGAAACTTTTTTAAAGGATCAACAAAATGCGGTATCAAGCATCATGCAACGAATACCAATCACGGCTCACCCTCTTGATTTCATCGAAGATGCGGCTGTCTTATTTTATGAACATCGCCTCTCCTGTCTTCCGATTGTTCGGGGACGTCGCTTAGTCGGTTTAATAACAGAAACGGATTTGCTCCGGACCTTCGTCCAATTAACCGGTGCACTAGAACCGAGTTCACAAATCGAAGTCCGTGTCGAAAACACGGCAGGAACACTCGCTAAAATCGCTGGACTCCTGGCGAAAACAAACGTCAATATTTTAAACGTCTTAGTCTATCCGACAGATGATCCATACGTTCGGATCGTTGCTTTTCGTGTCCAAACGATGAACCCGATTCGCGTCATCGAAAAATTACGAAAGGAAGGATTTGATGTGGTTGGTCCTGATATGAGCCGATGA